One genomic region from Mycoplasmopsis columbina encodes:
- the rpoE gene encoding DNA-directed RNA polymerase subunit delta: MKTILDITLEFAKKHCANGNYVSFNEIFTAVEEELKEKWELEAEVKKETYEKIQVNKIGELYRLLTVDSRFERNANGEWTTRVGFK; encoded by the coding sequence ATGAAAACAATACTTGATATTACTCTTGAGTTTGCAAAAAAACACTGTGCTAATGGTAATTATGTTTCATTTAATGAAATTTTTACAGCTGTTGAAGAAGAATTAAAAGAAAAATGAGAATTAGAAGCAGAAGTTAAAAAAGAAACATATGAAAAAATTCAAGTTAATAAAATTGGTGAACTTTATCGTTTATTAACCGTAGATTCTCGCTTTGAAAGAAATGCAAATGGTGAATGAACCACAAGAGTAGGTTTTAAATAA
- a CDS encoding MAG0865 family DivIVA-related protein, with protein MKNNKVNLKIMNAKFNREFNGYATLDVDNFLNELAKEYNELNKEKEIAAQQFEEIKKAKNKKIAELEKEILELKMQLGV; from the coding sequence ATGAAAAATAATAAAGTTAATTTAAAAATTATGAATGCTAAATTTAATCGTGAATTTAATGGATATGCAACTCTAGATGTTGATAATTTTCTTAATGAATTAGCTAAAGAATACAACGAATTAAATAAAGAAAAAGAAATAGCTGCACAACAATTCGAAGAAATTAAAAAAGCAAAAAATAAGAAAATTGCTGAATTGGAAAAAGAAATACTTGAATTAAAAATGCAACTAGGAGTTTAA
- a CDS encoding tRNA (cytidine(34)-2'-O)-methyltransferase, which produces MLNIVLFEPEIPPNTGNIIRTCFALGAKLHIIKPISFDLNPKYLSRPAAGRLLSDIPHEIHESYSNFYKLYGDKKIHYLTRYGQKSYSDVDFKEVFNTTGEVWLMFGKESSGIDKDILIDHLDDCLRIPMISAMRSINLANTVAIVGFEVMRQLEFKELSLFESEKGKDFLINLKNEK; this is translated from the coding sequence ATGTTAAATATTGTGCTTTTTGAGCCTGAAATACCACCAAACACAGGTAATATTATTCGTACATGTTTTGCTCTTGGAGCAAAATTACACATTATTAAGCCTATTTCTTTTGATTTAAATCCCAAATATCTTTCACGTCCTGCTGCCGGGAGACTTCTTAGTGATATTCCACACGAAATTCATGAGTCATATAGCAATTTTTATAAACTTTATGGTGACAAAAAGATACATTATTTAACTAGATATGGACAAAAATCCTATTCTGATGTAGATTTTAAGGAAGTTTTTAATACAACAGGCGAAGTATGATTAATGTTTGGAAAAGAATCAAGTGGTATTGATAAAGATATTTTAATTGATCATCTTGATGACTGTTTAAGAATTCCAATGATTTCTGCAATGCGTTCAATTAATTTAGCAAATACTGTGGCAATTGTTGGTTTTGAAGTTATGCGCCAATTAGAATTTAAAGAATTAAGCTTATTTGAAAGTGAAAAAGGAAAAGATTTTTTAATTAATCTTAAAAATGAAAAATAA
- a CDS encoding TrmH family RNA methyltransferase gives MKNNKDLISSVQNAKIKYLKKIQNDNKSPFFIVETYHLVKEALELNLVEEIYELNYKNVYENAYKITENVLNTLTNTVNPDGVVALCKKPKNNKLGSKIIFLDNVQDPGNVGTIMRNAIAFGFDTLITNVNVFNSKIIRSSQGAIFKINTIKIDESLGMIQELKKLNYHVFITSLDKDSQDFKTIKYPKENIVIVFGNEGRGINQELYSFADKKIYIPISFESLNVAVASGIVLNEIYSKQGE, from the coding sequence ATGAAAAATAATAAAGATCTTATTAGCAGTGTTCAAAATGCCAAAATTAAATATTTAAAAAAAATTCAAAACGATAATAAATCTCCTTTCTTTATAGTTGAAACTTATCATTTAGTTAAAGAGGCTTTAGAATTAAATTTAGTTGAAGAAATTTATGAACTTAATTATAAAAATGTTTACGAAAACGCCTATAAAATAACTGAAAATGTTCTAAATACTTTAACCAACACAGTTAATCCCGATGGTGTTGTAGCACTTTGCAAAAAACCAAAAAATAACAAATTAGGCTCAAAAATCATTTTTTTAGATAATGTCCAAGATCCTGGAAACGTTGGGACTATTATGAGAAATGCTATTGCATTTGGTTTCGATACTTTAATTACAAATGTTAATGTTTTTAATAGCAAAATAATTCGTTCATCACAAGGGGCAATTTTTAAAATAAATACAATTAAAATTGATGAATCTTTAGGCATGATACAAGAATTAAAAAAACTTAATTATCATGTTTTTATAACATCTTTAGATAAAGATTCTCAAGACTTTAAAACAATTAAATATCCAAAAGAAAATATAGTCATTGTTTTTGGTAATGAGGGGCGTGGTATAAATCAAGAATTGTACTCTTTTGCCGATAAAAAGATTTACATTCCTATTTCTTTTGAAAGTTTAAATGTTGCCGTTGCTAGTGGAATAGTTTTAAATGAAATATATAGTAAACAAGGGGAATAA
- a CDS encoding DUF262 domain-containing protein: protein MTKNDKIIKNNIFLKFWKLGTNAYSYFKDYLFAPLEKNKNEINEKKDFENVQIIFKDGLLLWKWNDHSFQLNKENQRVSSSTARQIFDIWSLCGFIKRDNKNKHYELEQEFITTLEKWLNDFNFFKEKCNSLIQDTFHSNLHELNNFLEKEDSLYELNYILSDVNRTETKESSIKNKMIELFTNNSKSSNFFTSIILSSEKNLSIVNYLSNLFDNLDNKDKSYWKDIANIIFHKQDNLNEIEKFWNLISEFANKEINISKIIDDAIVLKSNFEEIEKNSVAVVNTTSNLNEFITHEIYSVGNFLYSFSGFDKNRQKIPFKCDIPIFQRAYTWTRDLLEKFINDIYDSLIIEKMEYYNIGNISLCSKDENAGNVGINSLTQLVIDGQQRTITLALISYALFKLIQLINDMKMPELFIKMFKDSNFINTFVDLDNKISFKHLKNIFNDEKINKTKKDIIKIEGVDSNYLLNSYNVVDNLNYILEILIKKFNHDGVWDKNNLNSFVNSLLNKTILTLTTYKKIKFPSLLFEKMNSRSMQLNDLELIKNSLWSYMTTELKPKCVEKGIKIFSLFENILMNFDKLIISRFRKKDKTIDKNSLDLFAKCISRLLHIDLFKEKNLKHLTTFDILNIYFQYMLNKSIQINGLDLETYVQETNYSNNSKNMTFQTELFFKEIAIFKLINQDDNIYKEIEKNNSKLYISPFLDVSGGSNSASVFTPLIWSILNKFNYFEDKNEIFDSNILEWLHEIEKFHFKWKTSFFGGNSLTELMIKTANKIKNNEINSPFELKKELMSFSFVKDESNFEMDNVFENNKKRNYLLKKIEWFLINNLEMCPKNIKIKDKLINYFNFYKSKNSYEHIYPKKSKTFIEKHEDYKIVVEQLGNGLPLNKTLNSIVNNDWFDEKLKKYNDQLGQIGFNLLKGYKNKNFSDEYILIPVEELKDFENIKERTKQLENLLKKMYLSD from the coding sequence ATGACAAAAAATGACAAAATAATAAAAAATAATATTTTTTTAAAATTCTGAAAATTAGGAACTAATGCTTATTCTTATTTCAAAGATTATCTTTTTGCACCTTTAGAAAAAAATAAAAATGAAATTAATGAGAAAAAAGATTTTGAAAACGTTCAAATCATATTCAAAGATGGATTATTGCTATGAAAATGAAATGATCATTCTTTTCAATTAAATAAAGAAAATCAAAGAGTTTCAAGTTCAACAGCAAGACAAATTTTTGATATTTGATCTTTGTGTGGTTTTATTAAAAGAGACAATAAAAACAAACACTATGAATTAGAGCAAGAATTTATAACAACTTTAGAGAAGTGATTGAATGATTTTAATTTTTTTAAAGAAAAATGCAATAGTTTAATTCAAGACACTTTTCATTCGAATTTACATGAATTAAACAATTTTTTAGAAAAAGAAGATTCTTTATATGAATTAAATTATATTTTAAGTGATGTAAATAGAACAGAAACAAAAGAGTCTAGTATCAAAAACAAAATGATAGAACTTTTTACTAATAATTCTAAAAGTAGTAATTTTTTTACATCTATAATTCTTTCTTCCGAAAAGAATCTATCTATTGTAAATTATTTATCTAATTTATTTGATAATTTAGACAACAAAGATAAATCTTATTGAAAAGACATCGCCAATATTATTTTTCATAAACAAGATAATTTAAATGAAATTGAAAAATTTTGAAATTTAATTAGCGAGTTTGCAAATAAAGAAATAAATATTTCAAAAATTATTGATGATGCAATTGTTTTAAAAAGCAACTTTGAAGAAATTGAAAAAAATTCAGTTGCCGTTGTTAATACAACATCAAATTTAAACGAATTTATAACTCATGAAATTTATTCTGTCGGAAACTTTTTATATTCCTTTTCCGGATTTGATAAAAATAGACAAAAAATCCCTTTTAAATGCGATATTCCTATTTTTCAAAGAGCATATACTTGAACTAGAGATTTGTTGGAAAAATTTATTAATGACATTTATGATAGCTTAATTATTGAAAAAATGGAATACTATAATATCGGAAATATTTCACTATGTTCAAAAGATGAAAATGCAGGCAATGTAGGAATTAACTCTTTAACTCAACTAGTTATTGATGGACAACAAAGAACAATTACTTTGGCATTAATTTCTTACGCTTTATTTAAACTTATTCAATTAATAAATGATATGAAAATGCCTGAATTATTTATTAAAATGTTTAAAGACAGCAATTTTATTAATACTTTTGTTGATTTAGACAATAAAATATCTTTTAAACATTTAAAAAATATTTTCAATGATGAGAAAATTAACAAAACAAAAAAAGATATTATAAAAATAGAGGGAGTAGATAGTAATTATCTACTCAATTCTTATAATGTTGTTGATAATTTAAACTATATTTTAGAAATATTAATCAAAAAATTTAACCATGATGGCGTATGAGACAAAAACAATTTAAATTCTTTTGTTAACTCTCTTTTGAACAAGACTATTCTTACCTTAACAACATATAAAAAAATAAAATTTCCTAGTTTGTTATTTGAAAAAATGAATTCTCGTTCAATGCAATTAAATGATCTTGAATTAATTAAAAATTCACTCTGATCATATATGACAACTGAATTAAAGCCAAAGTGCGTTGAAAAAGGAATTAAAATTTTTTCATTATTTGAAAATATATTAATGAATTTTGACAAATTAATAATTTCACGTTTTCGTAAAAAGGATAAAACAATTGATAAAAATTCACTTGATCTTTTTGCAAAATGTATTTCCAGACTATTACATATAGATTTATTTAAAGAAAAAAATCTTAAACATCTCACTACTTTTGATATTTTAAATATTTATTTTCAATACATGCTAAATAAATCCATTCAAATTAATGGATTAGATTTAGAAACTTATGTTCAAGAAACTAATTATTCAAATAACTCAAAAAATATGACATTTCAAACTGAATTATTTTTTAAAGAAATTGCAATTTTCAAATTAATAAACCAAGATGATAACATTTATAAAGAAATAGAAAAAAATAATTCAAAACTTTATATTTCTCCTTTTTTAGATGTATCTGGAGGTTCTAACAGTGCCTCTGTTTTCACACCATTAATTTGATCGATACTTAATAAATTTAATTATTTTGAAGATAAAAATGAAATTTTTGATTCAAATATATTAGAATGACTTCATGAAATTGAAAAGTTTCATTTTAAATGAAAAACATCATTTTTTGGCGGAAATTCTCTTACTGAATTAATGATCAAAACAGCAAATAAAATTAAAAATAATGAAATAAATTCTCCTTTTGAACTAAAAAAAGAACTTATGTCATTTTCTTTCGTTAAGGATGAATCAAATTTTGAAATGGATAACGTTTTTGAAAATAATAAAAAAAGAAATTATTTGCTTAAAAAAATCGAATGATTTTTAATTAATAATTTAGAAATGTGTCCAAAGAACATAAAAATAAAAGATAAATTAATAAATTATTTTAATTTTTATAAAAGCAAAAATTCTTATGAACATATTTATCCAAAAAAATCAAAAACATTTATCGAAAAACATGAAGACTATAAAATTGTTGTTGAGCAATTAGGAAATGGTTTGCCGCTTAATAAAACACTTAATTCAATTGTGAATAATGATTGATTCGATGAAAAACTTAAAAAATATAATGATCAACTCGGACAAATTGGTTTTAATCTTTTAAAGGGTTATAAAAATAAAAATTTTAGTGATGAATATATCCTTATTCCTGTTGAAGAATTAAAAGATTTTGAAAACATAAAGGAAAGAACAAAGCAACTAGAAAATCTATTGAAAAAAATGTATTTAAGTGATTAA
- a CDS encoding thermonuclease family protein, protein MKWWKYLLSISFILSATSCNTFNGKSFQTSYISQIYDVYDGDTFYILIDNKIEKIRVFGIDTPEIKNDKKIKYSNLFAQKAKLATLNFIKHTPLKITFLKFDKYKRNVALIQNSLNQDLGQFLIREGLAKIQYVSNNQWNKNFFINDYQLVEYVKKLEKLQTIAKKREKGIWNPKFQEKEIFRK, encoded by the coding sequence GTGAAATGATGAAAATATTTACTTTCAATATCTTTTATTTTAAGTGCAACGAGTTGTAATACTTTTAATGGTAAAAGTTTTCAAACCAGTTATATTAGTCAAATTTATGATGTTTATGATGGAGATACTTTTTACATTTTAATCGATAATAAAATCGAAAAAATTAGAGTCTTTGGAATTGATACACCAGAAATTAAAAATGATAAAAAAATAAAATACTCAAATTTATTTGCTCAAAAAGCTAAACTAGCAACTTTGAATTTTATTAAACATACTCCATTAAAAATTACATTTTTAAAGTTTGATAAATATAAAAGAAATGTTGCACTAATTCAAAATTCTTTAAATCAGGACTTAGGTCAATTTTTGATTAGGGAAGGTTTAGCAAAAATTCAGTATGTTTCAAATAATCAATGAAATAAAAATTTTTTCATAAATGACTATCAATTAGTTGAATATGTAAAAAAATTAGAAAAATTGCAAACAATTGCTAAGAAAAGAGAAAAAGGAATCTGAAACCCTAAATTTCAAGAAAAAGAAATTTTTAGAAAATAA
- the rplA gene encoding 50S ribosomal protein L1 codes for MAAKLGKKIKAARESFDKTLAYDLKEALDLVKRTSYTKFDGSVELVFKLNLDVRKADQQLRGAVLLPNGTGKSVRVLVVTNNPEKQKLAKAAGADQVVDGLELEGKIKEDNFDFDVMVADPAMMPLLGKYGKKLGPKGLMPNPKTGTVTPTPEKAVEELKKGKANYRTDKAGIVHTMIGKVSMDTDKLVENANTVINLIKKLKPSAVKGTYIQNIVVSATMAPGVKVKLEK; via the coding sequence ATGGCTGCTAAATTAGGTAAAAAAATTAAAGCTGCTCGTGAATCATTCGACAAAACATTAGCTTATGATTTAAAAGAAGCTTTAGACTTAGTTAAAAGAACCTCATACACCAAATTTGATGGATCAGTTGAATTAGTTTTCAAATTAAACTTAGACGTTCGTAAAGCAGATCAACAATTACGTGGAGCTGTATTATTACCAAATGGTACAGGAAAATCAGTAAGAGTATTAGTAGTAACAAACAACCCAGAAAAACAAAAATTAGCTAAAGCAGCAGGTGCTGACCAAGTAGTAGATGGCTTAGAATTAGAGGGCAAAATTAAAGAAGATAACTTTGATTTTGATGTTATGGTTGCTGACCCAGCGATGATGCCTTTATTAGGAAAATACGGTAAAAAACTTGGACCTAAAGGTCTTATGCCAAACCCTAAAACAGGTACAGTTACTCCAACTCCTGAAAAAGCAGTTGAAGAACTTAAAAAAGGTAAAGCAAACTATAGAACTGATAAAGCCGGAATCGTTCACACAATGATTGGTAAAGTAAGCATGGATACTGACAAATTAGTTGAAAATGCTAACACAGTAATTAACTTAATTAAAAAACTTAAACCTTCAGCAGTTAAAGGAACATACATTCAAAACATCGTTGTTTCTGCAACAATGGCTCCAGGTGTTAAAGTTAAATTAGAAAAATAA
- the dcm gene encoding DNA (cytosine-5-)-methyltransferase, with protein MPKVLKVFETFAGIGAQHKSIKYVNSQNKDVNLKIVATSEWDARSIITYAAIHNQLHKENIEKILNKKNLNEEKKLNNYLKDKIFSLDSKYHSKGIISKSLEFKKTLTAANILNNNLSDITKIKSSILDDLDIDLITYSFPCQGLSVANMGRDSGILNDKSTSHLIWEIGRLLSNSDKKPKYLLLENVKALVGKYSKEYDKWKTFLKSLGYKTFTAVLNAKNHGSLQRRERVFALSTLKHIPTPFKNDKEYENYINNIGLKSKLKNIREQEKKYRNIFDLNNTLELEAKNAAIRNTKSRHKMIELGKCLNDINFAKTKEFTINTLTTRQDRFPNAGYINYETNDERYLNHRFITPREAFKIMGFENSDFDKLNYFIKREILTKTSLYRFAGNSIDVNVLKSVFKTIQDVEINLMKEKIKNDKKWQNNKK; from the coding sequence ATGCCAAAAGTTTTAAAAGTTTTTGAAACTTTTGCTGGAATTGGTGCTCAACATAAAAGTATTAAATATGTAAACTCCCAGAACAAAGATGTAAATCTTAAAATTGTTGCAACTTCAGAATGAGATGCTAGATCCATTATTACTTATGCAGCTATACATAATCAGCTGCATAAAGAAAATATTGAAAAAATATTGAATAAAAAAAATCTAAATGAAGAAAAAAAATTAAATAATTATTTAAAAGACAAAATATTTTCACTTGATAGTAAATACCATTCTAAAGGAATTATTAGCAAGTCCTTGGAATTCAAAAAAACTTTAACCGCTGCAAATATCTTAAACAATAATTTAAGTGATATTACAAAAATTAAATCATCTATTCTTGATGATTTGGATATAGATCTTATTACTTATTCTTTTCCGTGTCAAGGATTATCTGTTGCAAATATGGGAAGAGATAGCGGAATTTTGAATGATAAATCAACTAGTCATTTAATTTGAGAAATTGGTCGTTTGCTAAGTAATTCAGACAAAAAACCAAAATATTTACTTTTAGAAAATGTAAAAGCTCTTGTTGGAAAATATTCAAAAGAATATGATAAATGGAAAACATTTTTAAAATCATTAGGATATAAAACTTTTACTGCTGTTTTAAATGCAAAAAATCATGGATCGTTACAAAGAAGAGAGCGTGTTTTTGCGTTAAGTACTTTAAAACATATACCAACACCTTTTAAAAATGATAAAGAATATGAAAATTATATTAATAATATTGGACTTAAATCTAAGCTTAAAAATATAAGAGAACAAGAAAAAAAATATCGAAATATTTTTGATTTAAATAATACTTTAGAATTAGAAGCAAAAAATGCTGCTATTAGAAATACTAAATCAAGGCATAAAATGATTGAATTAGGAAAATGTTTAAATGACATTAATTTTGCAAAAACAAAAGAATTCACAATAAATACCTTAACTACTAGACAAGATCGTTTTCCAAATGCAGGATATATAAATTATGAAACAAATGATGAAAGGTATCTAAATCATCGTTTTATTACGCCTCGCGAAGCCTTTAAAATAATGGGTTTTGAAAATAGTGATTTTGATAAATTAAATTATTTTATAAAAAGAGAAATTTTAACTAAAACTTCTCTTTATCGTTTTGCAGGGAATTCCATTGATGTTAATGTTCTTAAATCAGTATTTAAAACAATTCAAGATGTAGAAATTAATTTAATGAAAGAGAAAATTAAAAATGACAAAAAATGACAAAATAATAAAAAATAA